ATTTATAACGCACTTTCACGGTGATCATTTCCTTGGATTGCTTGGTATGGTTCAGAGCATGTCGTTCAATAACAGATCAAAACAGCTGAGCATATTCGGTCCCAAGGGTGCGATAAATATACTCTCGAATGCTCTCAATGTTGGTTACTATACGCTTCATTTTCCCTTGAAGATATATGAACTGGAACCTGACAGAACCTATGACTTCGGTAAATTTCTGATCAGAACTATACTCAACGATCATCCAGTGCCTGCCCTGTCCTATAGCCTAGAGGAGAAGGATCTGATAAAGATAGATCCAGACAGAGCTAAGGAAAAGAATATACCATCAAGAATCATAGAGAAAATCAGAGAAAACGGAACCTATGTATATAAGGGTGTGGAGTACAGGATCCAAGACATATCGGCCGGTGTAAGGAGAGGAAGAAAGATAGTCTATACTGGCGATACCAGGCCGATGGATAAGATGGTGGAATTTGCCAGGAACGCAGACGTGTTGATCCATGATACCACAACAGACTCAAGTTTTGAGCCAGCTGTGAACGAATTCGGACATTCTTCTTCAAGACAGGCTGCCAGGATAGCGAAGAGGGCGGGTGTTGGCAAACTTTATCTGTATCATTACAGCCCAAGAATAACCGATACAAAGGTTCTCCTTGAAGACGCGAGAACTGAATTCGAGAATACCTATGAAAGCAAAGATCTCATGGAATTGGAGGTTAAGGTTCGGCATGACGAGTAAGAATAGATACTTGTTAACAGCCATGCGGATTATTTTAGCATATAGTTAATAATTCTATGATTACATAACATCATTAAAAATATTTAAATATCTTAGTATGATACTAAGCTATGATTATAAATCTCTGGAACCCTACCTACGAAGGTATCTATGCCGCAATACTCATTTCCTATCTACTCGGTATAGTCCATGGTATAACTCCCGATGAGCATACATGGCCTATAACCTTTTCTTACGCGGTGGGCAGCTATTCCACAAAGGGAGGCGCAAAGGCAGGTCTTCTATTTTCATCCGGCTTCACCGTGGAGAGAGCAATAATGTCAGAGATAGCGGCGCTCGCTCTAGCTAGCTTTATGCTCTATCCCTACTTCAACAGCATAGTATATATCATCGTCGGTGCAGTTATGGCTTTGTCCGGATTCTACATTGCAAATAAACTGAAATATCCTCACATACACATAATAGAGGAATGGCTGTACCATGCCTTCGGCATTCATAAGGGCCATGAAGAAAAAGAGAAGATGGAACTTGAACACATGGAAAACCCCATAATGACAAAGGTCGATGGAGAATACAGACCCGTACCGCTGAAGCTTGCCTTTGTTCATGGACTGATTGCCGGATTTGGTTTCGGTGCATTCGCTCTGATAATTTACTTTGTCATCGCGCCGAATATGCCCATCTACCTCGGTTTTGTACCCGGTCTCATGTTCGGTCTTGGAACGATGACCATGCAGGTTCTAGCAGGAACTGCCTTTGGCCTTTGGCTGACCAAAAAGAAGAACCTTACCGTGAAGGGGATAGCCTTTGTTGCCAGGGGGATAAGCCACTTCGTCCTCTCATATGGAGGGATAGCGTTTTTTGTAGCCGGTATCATTACTCTTATATTTCCAGCACTGTGGAATTATCAGATAATAACCGGAGTGAAGATACATAACCTTGATGCCATTGGACTCCCATTCTTCCTAGTGGTGTTATCAGTGGTGGTTCTTGGATATCTTGGATACAAAATAAACCTCAGAAAGGCCATTCAGCTGGATTACGTCACTAAAAACGATCGCAATAAGGAGGTCATAGAAAATCGATATATCTGAAATTCAACAATATTTAACTACTTTTCAGTGATGTCTACGTATGTATAAGGGTATCATAACGCCCATGATCACGCCTATGAACGTGAAGGGCGAAATAGATTACAGCGCTACGCAGGTATTAATTGAGAAACTTGGTAAATACGGTGTTGATGGTCTTTTTCCAATGGGATCAACTGGTCTCTTCCCGATGTTCAGCATAGAGGAGAGAAAGAAATTCTTGAGCTTTGTCAGTGAACACTCTGGAAAGATGCAGGTGTATGCAGGCGTGGGATCTTCATCAACCCAGGAATCGATAGAACTCTCAAAGTATACTGAAGATATCGGAATAAAGACAAGAGTGTTGATGCCCACATACTATATAAAGCCTGATGAAAACTGGATCTATAAGCATTTTTCAGCTGTCATATCTGCTGCATCCAATGATCTCTTCATCTACAATATCCCACAGCTGGCAGGCACATGGATCGGTGAAGATCTCATAGAAAAACTTGCTAAAGAATTTTCAAACGTGAAGGGAATTAAGGACAGCTCAGGTGATATGAGATTCTTTTCCAGAATAATGAAACATAAAGGGACCAACTTTGACATCTTCCAGGGCCAGGACGATCTGCTATTTCTTTCTCTTTCCATCGGAGCAAGCGGAGGAGTTTGCGGCCTTTCCAACATATCACCCTACATAACGAATCTCTATCATGAATTTTCGTCAGGTAACCTCGATAAAGCAAGGGATATACAGATGAATATGATAAATCCATTGATGTACGCGGTCAATAGTGCTACGTTTCCGTCAGGCTACTACTATGCATTTTACAAGATGAACAACATAAAGGGTGGCTACAGAGTCCCGATGGTAGAGCCTAGCTCAGACCAAAAGAGGATCATCGATCTGGAGATTTCAAAGATCGCATGAATTCCAGGTTCGATTTTTTTAAAAATTATACGCATTTCGTTATCATTGTATATGTCTTATCCGAACAGTGAAAGATTTATATCCCTTCTTAGTTTGTTCCTTTAATGGAATTCCAGAAGTTCAGGACGATGCATTTCCCCAGAGACGTATACATAGGACATGATGTTCTTGATCATATCGTTGACGTCGTGGGAGAAAACAGCCGTAATAAGAAGACGATTATCGTATCAGGAAGTATAACATATGAACTTGCTGGAAAGAAGATCGAAGATCTCCTGTCTCTTGATGGATATGAAGTACGCGTTTTTCTGACGGGTAATGCTAATTATGAGACGCTGGAAAAGCTTGAGCAGGATGCTTACGACTTTCAGGCAGGCATCGTGATAGGTGTGGGCGGGGGAGCAAAGATAGATCTGGCTAAAAAACTTGCCTTCGACAGAAAGCTGCCATTCGTGAGCGTACCTACGGCGCCAAGTCATGACGGTATTGCTTCACCCAGGGCATCTCTGAGAAGAAATGGTATATCGTATTCTGAGGAAGGCGCAATGCCCATAGGTGTTATAGCTGATACTGCGATAATGATAAGGGCACCATACAGGTATCTTGCAGCCGGTGCCGCGGATGTAATATCAAATCTCAGCGCCGTTAAAGATTGGAAGCTGGCCCACAGGCTCAAGGGCGAAGAGTTCAGTTCCAGCGCAGCAGCTATATCGGAATATTCAGCACAAGAAGTTCTTTCTCAGATAAATGAGATCAAAAAGTATGAAGAATCATCCGTATGGCTTGTAACGAAGAACATACTGGCCTCTGGCACAGCCATGGCCATCGCTGGAAATTCAAGACCCGGAAGTGGGAGTGAACATCTCTTCGCCCACGCACTGGAGGCGGCAGGTGTCGACAACATGCTGCATGGAGAGATGTGCGCCATGGGCACGGTTGTGTCCTTGTATCTTCATGACGAGAACTGGCAACAGATAAAGGAAGCTTTCGATACGCTTGGAATATCAATAAGATCCAA
This genomic interval from Thermoplasma sp. Kam2015 contains the following:
- a CDS encoding NAD(P)-dependent glycerol-1-phosphate dehydrogenase: MEFQKFRTMHFPRDVYIGHDVLDHIVDVVGENSRNKKTIIVSGSITYELAGKKIEDLLSLDGYEVRVFLTGNANYETLEKLEQDAYDFQAGIVIGVGGGAKIDLAKKLAFDRKLPFVSVPTAPSHDGIASPRASLRRNGISYSEEGAMPIGVIADTAIMIRAPYRYLAAGAADVISNLSAVKDWKLAHRLKGEEFSSSAAAISEYSAQEVLSQINEIKKYEESSVWLVTKNILASGTAMAIAGNSRPGSGSEHLFAHALEAAGVDNMLHGEMCAMGTVVSLYLHDENWQQIKEAFDTLGISIRSKDYGISDEIVIEALRKAHSIRPERYTILGESDMSYDAAVKALELTGII
- a CDS encoding dihydrodipicolinate synthase family protein, yielding MYKGIITPMITPMNVKGEIDYSATQVLIEKLGKYGVDGLFPMGSTGLFPMFSIEERKKFLSFVSEHSGKMQVYAGVGSSSTQESIELSKYTEDIGIKTRVLMPTYYIKPDENWIYKHFSAVISAASNDLFIYNIPQLAGTWIGEDLIEKLAKEFSNVKGIKDSSGDMRFFSRIMKHKGTNFDIFQGQDDLLFLSLSIGASGGVCGLSNISPYITNLYHEFSSGNLDKARDIQMNMINPLMYAVNSATFPSGYYYAFYKMNNIKGGYRVPMVEPSSDQKRIIDLEISKIA
- the rnz gene encoding ribonuclease Z, producing the protein MASNIRIIFYGTGGSWPTPIRAMPAVGIKIDDVLNLFDCGEGTQKQIMKSSTSFMDIDNIFITHFHGDHFLGLLGMVQSMSFNNRSKQLSIFGPKGAINILSNALNVGYYTLHFPLKIYELEPDRTYDFGKFLIRTILNDHPVPALSYSLEEKDLIKIDPDRAKEKNIPSRIIEKIRENGTYVYKGVEYRIQDISAGVRRGRKIVYTGDTRPMDKMVEFARNADVLIHDTTTDSSFEPAVNEFGHSSSRQAARIAKRAGVGKLYLYHYSPRITDTKVLLEDARTEFENTYESKDLMELEVKVRHDE